In Helianthus annuus cultivar XRQ/B chromosome 9, HanXRQr2.0-SUNRISE, whole genome shotgun sequence, the following are encoded in one genomic region:
- the LOC110874040 gene encoding uncharacterized protein LOC110874040, translating into MMASKIDELKGMIVEMQGKKGARKCTYKEFMACNPLPFKGEIDPIACRRWIASTEAVFVRSHCEKEDQVMFATGLLQFQAKDWWDAYSKEIGEDKVQALTWQEFKEPFQKYHCPQSAIDRIQEDFLHLRQKDETIDEITNIFLGKLKFYKDIAGTERMKINRYYGVLKAEYREFIIPAKCETLNELINLARDREIELRRQAERGEKRVSENVSSSSPSKKPKFQDQSKKDKTKGSIPKCKTCGKLHTGECLKGKKGCYNCGQEGHPYYRCPNPSRTCYNCFQPGHIKAECPKLQQKTDKEARREEAPIAKGRMFQITTEEAKDHPNVVSGIFSLNLMPTYVLFDTGASRSFVSSELVSHPSFRIERMHVPLEVEIADSKSYLLHEVCRNCEIIIEDEKFAIDLIPMILGEFKVIVGMDWLAKH; encoded by the coding sequence ATGATGGCAAGCAAGATAGATGAGTTGAAGGGAATGATTGTAGAAATGCAAGGAAAGAAAGGGGCTCGCAAATGTACTTATAAGGAATTCATGGCATGCAACCCATTACCCTTCAAGGGAGAAATTGATCCTATAGCATGTCGAAGATGGATTGCAAGTACAGAGGCGGTGTTTGTGAGAAGTCATTGTGAAAAAGAGGATCAAGTAATGTTTGCCACCGGGTTGTTACAATTCCAAGCTAAAGACTGGTGGGATGCCTATAGTAAAGAGATTGGGGAAGACAAGGTTCAAGCTTTAACGTGGCAAGAATTCAAGGAACCTTTCCAAAAATACCACTGCCCGCAGTCTGCCATTGACAGAATCCAAGAAGATTTCTTACATCTTCGTCAGAAAGATGAAACCATTGATGAAATCACCAACATCTTTCTCGGTAAGCTGAAATTCTATAAAGACATAGCGGGGACGGAAAGAATGAAGATAAACCGCTATTATGGTGTATTGAAGGCTGAGTATCGGGAATTCATCATTCCTGCTAAATGTGAAACCTTGAATGAACTCATCAATTTGGCCCGAGACAGGGAGATTGAATTAAGAAGGCAGGCAGAAAGAGGCGAAAAGAGAGTATCTGAGAATGTTTCCAGCTCGAGCCCTTCAAAGAAACCAAAATTTCAAGATCAAAGCAAGAAGGATAAGACAAAGGGTAGTATTCCGAAATGCAAAACGTGCGGAAAGTTACACACGGGGGAGTGTTTGAAAGGGAAGAAGGGTTGTTACAATTGTGGTCAAGAGGGACACCCATACTATAGGTGTCCAAATCCTTCCAGAACGTGTTACAACTGTTTCCAACCGGGTCATATTAAGGCTGAGTGTCCCAAGCTTCAACAGAAAACCGATAAGGAAGCAAGAAGGGAGGAAGCCCCAATAGCTAAGGGGAGGATGTTTCAGATCACAACCGAAGAAGCGAAGGACCACCCGAATGTTGTAtcaggtatattctcattgaacTTGATGCCTACGtacgtgttatttgatactggtgccagTAGATCGTTTGTATCCAGTGAACTAGTGTCACACCCCTCTTTTAGAATCGAAAGAATGCATGTACCATTAGAAGTAGAGATAGCCGATAGTAAGAGTTATTTGTTGCACGAAGTTTGTAGAAATTGTGAAATAATCATTGAAGACGAGAAGTTTGCCATTGACCTTATTCCCATGATATTGGGGGAATTTAAGGTTAtagttggcatggattggctagCTAAACATTAG